The Arthrobacter sp. OAP107 DNA segment AAAAAGGCCAGTGTTCGGGAGGCGTCCGGCCGGACTTGCTCCCGAAAGGTCAGCAGGACGGCGGGAGCCAGCGCGGATGGAAGTGCCGGTTCATCTACTCGTCCGCCCCGGATGGTCGCGGCTGTGTGCGCCAGAACAAGCGTCCGTAAACCTGTGGCAGCAAGAACGGTTGCCATGTCGAGTACCCGGTTGGGGCCGGCCGTCCTTGGGCTGAGGACAATCTCGGGGGCTCCCAGCACCCATGTCCCGGCCGGGGATGTGCCGGCGGAGAAGCTGACCGAGCTCCACTTCCTGGCCGAGGAAAACGCAACCGAGGAGAGCGGGCGGTCCGCGCTTTCCTGCGGGAAAGCCTCCGCCAGGCACCGGGCGGTAGCGTTGGCGTTTGGGTCTGCGCCGAACCAGCCCAGGACCTGCTTCCAACCCGCCGGCGTTACGGTGCCGATGTCGTGGACGGCGTCGAAAACGATCCGGCCTGCTGTGAGGGTGCCTGTCTTGTCGAGGCAAAGCACGTCCACCCGGGCGAGACCCTCCACCGCAGCCAGTTCCTGGATGAGCACTTTTTGCCGTGCGAGCCGCACGGCGCCCACGGCGAACGCAACACTTGTCATGAGGACCAGACCCAAAGGAATCATGGCGAGGATGCTTGCGACGGCGCCGACCGCCCCGGCTTGCCAGCTTCCGGTCGCGATGGCCTGCTGCCATCCACCCTGATTCTGCATCTGTCCGTTAATGACGATGGCCATGATGGGCAGCAGGGCCAAGGTGACCCACCGAAGGACCCGGTTGAGGCCCCCGCGGATCTCGGAGTGGACCAGCGAGAAGCGCTTGGCCTCGGCCGTCAGGCGGCTCGCGAAGGACTCCGCGCCCACCCTGGTGACGGTCGCCCTGCCTTGGCCACTAATGACGCTGGAGCCGGAGAGCACTTGGGCGCCGGCGTCCTTTCCCACGGGGTTCGATTCCCCGGTGAGCAGTGACTCATCAATTTCAAGTCCGTCGGCGTCCAGCACCACGGCATCCGCGGTGACCTGGTCTCCGGCGCGGAGGACAAGAATGTCGTCCTGAACAACGTCTTCAACGTCAATGTCCTGGACAACGCCGTCCCGGAGCACCCGGGCTTGCGGGGAGTTAAGAACGGCAAGGCGATCGAGTGACTTCTTCGCCTGATATTCCTGGACGACACCGATCAGAGCGTTACTGATGGCCGCGAAACCGAACAACGCGTCCCGCCACTGACCGAGCAGCAGGAGCAGCACGAAGCTGCCGGCCACGATGGCATTAAAAAGGGTCAGGACGTTGGCTCTGAGGATGTCCCACAGGCTCCGGCTGGAAAAATCGGGCACGACGTTGGTCGAACCGGCTTCGACCCGCACAGCGACCTCACCAGCAGAAAGCCCCTTTATCTGGACCGTGCGCGCTGGGAGGACGAAGGCCTGCTTCTCACCCCTCAACCTTCCCCGGATCACGATGGCCGCTTACTCACGGCTGCGGGAACCCGACCAGCTGCAAACGGTCGCGGTTTCGGTCTTCACGAGGACGTCGGCTCGCTCCTGCATCCTGGACGTCGTCCCATGCCATCTGGCCGGGACCGTGATAGACAAACGCCTTCATCGTCATTCCTTCGATCGGCCCGGACGCTCTCACCTGAGAGCTGCCTCCGGCGGTATCGCTGTCGTACACGAGTTGGGCTAAGCGTATACCTCCCGTTGCCAGGCACACGCACGCAGATCCGGCTACCGCACCGGCACAGCCGGTTACCGGGACGTTTGAACACCCGCTGCTATCGGCATGCCCCGGATAGGGGAGTGACCGCGGACCGCCACGTCTGCGGAACCGTCGGGCCAAGACAGGTCCGGCCCGACCACCGATGATGCAATAACCCGCTCGGAAGAACGCCTGATGTTCGAAACTTCCGAAGCGCAGCAACAGCCCGCCTCGACCAGGGACACTACTATCCAGCGCTCTTTCCTCTGGAAATAGGACCTGCCGGACCATCGCGACGCGGCAGCCGCGCGTGCGGTCCGGGAAGCTGACAGCGCACACGACCGGACGCCGTCGCAAATGCCTTGCACAAGGCGACAGTTGAAGCTGGCGACAGTCGGAGCCGGATTGACGGCGAGCAACGCTTGTCGTGCCACTCCCCCAGGTTGCCGGAATCACGGTATCGGCGCGTCGAGTCACGACGGTACCGGGAATATCGTCGTGGTCGGATAGCCCGCGCACCAAATACGGTTACTGGCGGAATCCAGCTGTCATACCTGCCGCCCGGGCAGATCAGGCGCGGTGGCTGATGATTGGTACCGCGCCGGCCGCGGCGGCGGTTAGCCCGGCGGATCGGCTACCGGTACCAGCCCACGGCGCGGTCATAGCTGCACTCCAGCGCGCCCGTACCTGGATCAGTTCCTCCTCCTGCGGGGAAGTAGATGGCACCAAAGTTAGCGTCCTCGGCTTCAATCCGTCCCTGGGCCCAGATCTGAGCCGCCTCCAGATCGGTTTCCGGGACCGGTTCACGCGTAATGCGACCCGCCTCGCGGTGGATATCCAGCTGGTACTCCCCTGGCTGGGAGGTCCCGGGGTAGTTGCCGGGGTCCTGCTCGTCCCGTCGGCTTATCAGCACCTGGGCGGCCGCATGGAGCGTGGACTGTTTGCTCGGTGCGTTGCCTTGCAGCTGCTGTTTGATTCGGAGGCCCGACGCGGCGCTTTCGACGGTGTCTTCCGGTGTGACGTCGTAGTTTGAGCCGCTGACGTCAGCTTCTGAGCCCCCGACACTTTTCAGATGCTGCCCAAAGTGTTCGGAGCTGGACTGGATGGAGTTCATGCACCCTCCTTGAGGGTATCCGCGGCGATTGCCGACAGTCCCTACCCTAGACCTATCCCGCCCCTCGGCGCCGGTGCCGTGATAAAAATGCTCCGGCCGGCGGCCTGTGAATCACATGCTCTCGCGGACCGGCAAGAGCGTCGGCTGCAGCCTCTACTCCGGTCCGCTCGACATCAGGATCTCCAGTCCGGTTAAGAACCTCCCGCACGACCACCGTCAGCGTGACAGCAACGGCCACGATACCGGCGATCATCCACCCGATACGGGAGCCGTTAGCCGGGCGGGATCCGCGACGGCTAACGACCGAAATGATGTCATCGGACTGCCGGGCAGGCTCCTGCCCCTCCATGAGTACGTGCGCGCGCCCCAGCATCTTCACTCGTTCCTTTCTCCAAACCCCGGTTAGGACAACTTACCGAGCACGATAGCAAGATTCGCGAAAACACTCAGCTCCCTCAGAAGTCACCTTTCCTGATTCGAGAGACCCTCGGCATCTCCGTACCTATGATGGCGTCCAGTGCCGAGCAAACATCAGGTTGAAGTACACCCCAACCTGACATATCTCGTGCCCGCAGGGGTTTTTCAAAGCCTGTCCCTCACGGTTCAGATGTGCCCTACCGGGCTTGCCTGACGGTGGCTTAGATGATCTCCGCGCATGCTGGCGCCGGCTGGGCGGTTATTACTTGGGTATTCGGATCGTGCTCTAGGGTCGGCCTTCCGGCCACGATTACTGTCGCCCGTTCCCATGGGCGGTCTTGAAGTAGGAAGGGAATTTCTTGTTCTTCCCACTCCCTGTGCAGGTCTTCTTCTTCCTGGCCATCTCGCGCCTGGAGGCGACGCTGGGCTTCGAGATTGTCGCACTGCACCCAGATTGAAGCGTCGATGAGGTCGGAGAGCGCTTGGCGTGATGATCCGCTCCCTTCCACCCACACAACGGAGCGCCCGACGGGTAGAGCTATGGCACCTGGACGTTCTCGGGCCACCCAACCCGGCGGACGATAATGCACTGCCTCGCCTTGGAGCAGCGGTTCGAGGACACCGTCACGGAGTTCATCGGCCCAGTCAAAAAACGAGAGATGCCACGCTACATCGTCCGTGTGAACGACAGCTGAGTCCGGCACTCGAGCCAGTAGACGATCGACCAGAGTGGTCTTGCCTGCCCCGCTCCTTCCATCTACCGCCACAATCCAGGGACGGTCCGGACGTTTTCCGACTGCCGGCAGTAGCCGCACGACTAAGACTTCTAGGGACTCGGCTTGCCAGGGTCCCGCATCAGGTTCGCCGACTTCCGGTTTTATACCCATAGTTACCTCGACTTCGATTACGGGCCGGTGCAAAGGTTCCTGCTGTGTAGTCTCGTGAGTTTGCCGTGTTTAGCGCAAGCTCTTTTCGGACTAAGGAATCTGGGTGTGGCTAATCTATGTCCGTCTGCCGAATTCGCGTTGCGACCGGCGGAAAAAGACCCTCACAACGGAACCGGCCGCCGAAATGGTACAGCGCCGGCAAGGGCGTACCGAAACCCTCCTTACCCGTCACACAGGATCAGGAGGGAGACCATCTGTCAGTACCTGCACCAAGCCAAGCTGGAGTGAAGCAATCCCCTACGGCAAAACCGTGTGCCGTAGAAGGAGCTGCGGCAGCTTGACGGAATATTCGCTATCGGCGTTTTGAATCGCTTAAGGACAACCCTCGGACTGCAGCTGTTTCGCCTGTCGACTCCGCCCTTGGGGCGTCTTGCGTCTGGAACGACGTCATCATCCGCTGAGTACGAGTGCCTCGGGTGCGCTGGCCCCGTTGCCGTACACACGGGACGCGCTTACTCAGCTGGCCGGAGCGGCCGTGAAGCGATCGCGAAGGAATACGGCAGCGCTCCTGTGACGCGTAACCCTGGCGGCGATGACTCGTTCCGGCACGGTGGACTTTTCTGAGCGGCCGGGCCGCCGCCGCGGTGGGGACCAGAGGTCCCCTTTACGCCCTCTGCTCCCGGCCGATAGCCTGACAACGGTCCGTCGCGGTGTCGCGGCAGGTCGTCTGGGCCGAGAGATTGGTTTTCTGCAATGGGATTTGAGGATTCAGAACAACCGGAAGCCCCGAAGAGCAGTGCTTCGGAAGGCCGCGAAACCATGGGAAGCGGTGGGCATCAGGCGCTGCACTTGGCCTCAGCCGTGATGTTCGTGGGCGACCTTGACCGTTCGGTAGCCTTTTACCAGGAGTTCCTGGGATGGGAGGTGACCATTCATGACGAATCCGCGGCTTTGCTGGTCGGCCCGGTCGGATACCAGCTGTACTTGCGCAGCATGGGAGAGAATGCGCAACACCCCCTCGGCAACATTGGCATCCAATACCTCATATGGACCGCCCAGGACGAAGCGGACCTGGACCGCTGCGAGCAGGCGTTGCGGAAACACTCTTCCCAGGTCACCCGGCGGACAGTAGAGGGTTACAGCCTGGTCGAGGGTCAAGGCCCTGACAGTGTGCCGGTCATGGTGGCCTATCCGGGACCGGCACAGGCACCGCGGCACGAGATCCTGCAGAGGATTTACCAATGGTAAAAGGCGAACGACTGCCAAGTTCGACGAATTTTGCCGAGCGCTACGGGCCGGGCTTAAGACCCGGCCCAGGGCGTTGATCCTCGTGGCAGACACCGGGTTTCCGTTTGGCATGCCGGGTGTGGGCTTGACGCTAGATGGATTGGCGGTAGCCGAAGAATTCGTGGTCGTTGTTGTACCCGCCTTCGCCGCCTCCGATGTGGGAAAAGTCTTTGACGAATTCGATGCCTTTGATCCATTTGACGAGTTTGAAGCCGAGCTGGACCTCGTTGCGCAGCCGCAGTGGAGCGCCGTGTCCGTAGGACAGCGGCGCGTCGTTCATGTCGTAGGCGAGCATGGTGAGGTGGTAGTTCATCTGTTCGATCGGGTGCGCGTCATAGTAGATGCCGCCGTCGGGTCCGTCGGCGAAGGAGTAGAAGATCACCCACTTTGCCTCCGGGTCTGGCTGTACGAGGTCGATGATGGTTTGCATGCAGACGCCGCCCCATTTGGCGACGCCGGACCAGCCCTGGATGCAGAAGTGCTGGGTGATCTGCTCATGGTGCGCCAGGTCGTGGAGCTGGGCCAGGTCGAGTTCCACCGGGTTCTTCACGATGCCGGATATCTGGAGTCGGTAGTCGGTGAAGCCTGCAGCCAGGAGCGTTTTGTATTCGGTGGATTCGGGGTACTTCCCGTTGTGCCACATATACGGGGAGATGTCTTTGTCGGTGTAGCGGCCGGGTTTTGAATCGAGGTGTTCGAACAGCCGTTGCGCCGGGCCGATGAGCGCAAACCCGATCCGTTGGACCTGGCGCGGATGGCGGTAGGTGAGCGGGGTGACCCCCACCCAGATCACGATCATTATGGCCAGGGATGCGGCGAAGACCCAGAACCCGTTCCAGTCGCCGGAGTTGCGGTCCGCGTACATGTAGTTGAGGTTCCGCAGTGCCTCTGTCGCGACGACGAGGGAGACGTGCATCACGACGAATAGCACGAACCAGATCAGGACCAGGAAATGCAGTGATCGGGCGATCTGGATGCTGAAGACTCTGCTGATCCATCTGAATTTTGTGGACAGCGCCGGGGACATGCCCAGCCCGGTGATGAACGCCAGCGGCGCGGCGATAAAGACCGTTATGAAGTAGGCCATGAGCTGGAGGCTGTTGTAGGCCACCCAGCTGTCGTCGGTTGGCCAGTTCAGGGAGGCGTACTGGAGGGACATCGAGAGGGCGTTGGGGAGGACGTCCCAATTGGTGGGCACCAGGCGGAGCCAGTGGCCGGTGGTGAAGACGAGAATGTAAAAGATCAGGCCGTTGAGCAGCCAGAGCGTGTCCATGCCCAGGTGCCACCAGCGTGCCAGCCCGATCGAGTGCCGCCGGCCCGGCAGGCCCACGCCGTCGGGGAGGGTGATGGAGTCCTGCTTGGCCGTTACAGCGGGTCCGCGGGTATCGGCGTTTGCATCCGGAACCATTCCTTGCCCGGGGTTGAGTGCCGGGTCCAGTACAGCCGGGGATGATCGGCAAGGATGGTTATCCCGGCCCGGATGATGGGGATCAGGAGCAGCATGTTGAAGAAGTGCTGCCACCCGATCCAGGCAGGGAAGCCCGCCCGTCCTTCGGCCCCGGGCGGAATAACCCGCCCTGGATATTCGCTGATGAACTCCACGACCGTAGGGACACTACGCAGCCCCTTGGCCACGCCCACGGCAGTGATCAGCAGCACGAACCCGATTGGCAGCAACCAAAGCACGTTGAACCATTTGCTTTTCCCTATGAGCACCCGCGGCGTCACGCCGTATTGGGCAGGGGCGGACCCGGCCCAGGAGTCATCTACGACGGTGTTCGCTTCAGTTGAGAGCTCCTCCCGGAAGCTGGCCGGCGTCCGAGGGCCGGTGGCGGAGGCGGTGGACTGGGAACCGTCCGGGTTGTCCTGATTATGGTCACGTGCCACGATGTGCCTTCGGTCGTTGATGCCCGTGCGGCTTCCGGGAATACCTGATGCCTGCTGCCCAGATTACGCTTCAACCCTGGACAGGCAACCGAAGAACTGGGGAGACGGGGGCGCGCAAGGCCCTCAGCAGGGGCGGCCGGCGGTAGAGGTTAGTCAGCCACGCGCAGGAAAGGGATCGGTCAGGATCGAAATGAGCAGGAGGCCGGAGTGCAGGTTCTTCCCTGAGCTGGGGACCGAATCGACTGCCATGGAATGTCTTTCAGCAACCTCAGAGCACGCAGAGCCGCTCCCCACATCCGGACACGGACAGCTTGTGACAAGATCAGCCACACCCCATGCTGACAAAGGACTCCTTGCCTACACGGCAGAAGCAGTAGGAACTGGTTCTCCAGTTTGCCGCGGCCGCCCACAGCCGGGGACAATTCTTATAGGTTATCCACCGCTACTGCTGCCATGGAGCTACTCCAACGGCTCCTACTCCCAGCCGTGGATAACCCGATTTGTTCCCAGTCATGGACGGATCAGAGTCGCCTCCGGTTCCGGCCACGTGACCAGCATGCACAGGCTTGCCCGGCCAGGCAGTTTGACGGAATCATGGTTATCGGCCATTAAAGCACGGGAGTGGAAGTGGCTGCGAGGGCTTCCGTTCCGCGGCGAACGGTAAGGGCAAGGAGGCGGCAGGCGATGCCACGGGCGATGAGAGCCTGCGGACCGAGGGCCAGACCGACCAGGCTAAAGGCGATCTGAAACAGGCCGGCGGGTTCTGTGTACTTTGCAAGTACACACGCTGCTTATGAATAAAGCATTGGCTCTGAAACTTTGTCATCGGATGTTGCAGGCCAGCCAAAGAGAGAAGCCGGATTCGTGTCATCATGTTCCGGAAGAGATCTTCGCCCGCGAGAGCCTGCGCCCAAGCCAAGAGTTCCGTAAAGGTATGTTCTTCGTGGCGTGTGAAGGGCCAGTCACTTCCGAAGACGAGCCGTTCTGAGCATCCTCGCTCCAGTAGCCCGGCAAACATCATTTCGGCCTGTTGACGGGAAGACCGCTCGCCGACGAGATGCTCCCGGTCTGAACTCATCTTTGCCTTTCGGCCAGGTCAACGCTTCAAGGGCAGGGCCAGTCGGGTCATCGGCGCTTGCCGGCTCCCCCAACAAAGTGGCCCGTCGTTGTCGCCCCGGGGCTGACAACACGCCATGCGCAGTCAAATCATTAGTTTTATGGAGATGCAACCCCAGGGTGACAAACGGGCAGCCGCTACCATCCCCGATGAATGGCACGACGCGTTGGCGCAACGCGTGGATGAGCATTCGAGGATAGCGACGGCGCGGCGTTTCCTGGAGTGCGGTGTAACGGTGGAACAGGTCCGGGCAGCCCTCATGGATGGTGGGGATGCTTTGTTTGCCGCCGCTCACGTTGGTCCGGAGCAGTGGGGCGAGGTCTCTAACGGTGCGGTTGCCGTCGCTTTATTGTCGGCAGAAATCAGTGCTCTCATGGCTCATTTGAATTCCAGGGCGTCTGGCATTCGGTCAGTGGCGGTGGCTGAACTGCTGGAGGAGTACAGCGCCGTGTCGGTTGCCGAGACCCTGGGGGTCTCCCGCCAGAAAGTATACGAAATTGCACGGGCTGGCTTACGTCTGCCTTACCTCGACAAAGTTCCCTGGAGACCGTTATGAACTTCATCAAAGAACAGGGTTCACTCCCCGACCCGCAGCAGCAGCACAAGGTGCACCCCCTAGATCTGCCCGAGGCGCGGAAGGAGTATCTGGCGGGATGGTGGCTCGGCGTCGTTGCCACGCCTCAGCTGTTCATTGCCTTGGCCGCAGTGCTGTTGTCAATCAGCAACAACGTCGTCACGCCGGTTCTCGCGCCTCTGATAACCGTCGGCATCACCGGCTTTGTTGGTAGGCAATTCATCAGACGATCCTGGGATTTCGTACCCCGGAAGCGACAGGACACGAACCGGATCCTGTCCAGGCTTACGATATGGAGCGAAAGTGTCAAAGCGCTGGCACTGCTCCTGGGTCTGGTTTTCTTCCTCTCTTGGGCTGCGGGAATCGGCACGCCCAGCGACGTTGTCACGTATTCAGTAGGGGCGGCCCGGTCATCATGGTCATCGAGCTCCTGGTGAATATCCGGCAAGGAGGATTGGCCGGATTCGAGGTGCTTTGCCGCAGCTTCGGCGTCGCGGCGGTTGCAGCGGCGATCTGGATCGCGTTCGCGGACCTGTCCAAACCGGTCAATGAGGTTAACCTGCCGGTCCTGGTAATGGGCGGGGCAGGAGTTTTGGTCGTCTGGCTGCTGCACTCGGGCTGGTATTTGCGGCAGCTGAAAGCAGAACGGTCAGCAGAGGCAAGCGGATAGCCGCCGTAGGTAGTTGCTGGAGCGATGTCATGCTGCCATCTGATGGAAGGACTGTAGATGCACCCCGAGGAGCAGGTGTTGGCGACCGGAGGGGTGACCCATGTGGTGAGGATCGGCGATACGGTGCGAAGGCCCGTTAGGCCTTTCACCGCCACGGTGCAGGAATACCTTCGGTACCTGTGCAACGCTGGAATCGGCTTCGTACCGGAACCCCACGGTTATGACGGCCAGGGCCGTGAGATCCTGAGTTTCGTCGAGGGTGAGGTACCGGTAGAACCCTTGCCCTCGTGGGCGACGAGCGATGACGCACTGGGCGACTTGGCTCAGCTGATTCGCCGGCTTCACGATGTGTCGGTCGCTTGGGAGCCACCGAGGGATGCAATATGGGGAACCATTCCTGGCACCCCCAGCACCCCCGTCCCGCCTCTCTTCGACGTTCCCGAGCTGGTTTCTCATCAGGATTACTGCCCCGGAAATGTGGTCTTCCGTGACAGGCGCCCCTTCGGATTCATTGATTTTGACCTCGCCCGTCCCACCACCCGTGTGGCCGACTGCGTCAACGCAGCATATTGGTGGGCGCCTCTGCTCCATCCCTTCGACCGTTCGCCCTCCTTGTCGGACACCCACGGGGTCGAGCGCCTGCGGCTCTTCGCGGACGCGTACGGGATGGACTCCCGGCAACGTGCTCTGGTCGTCCCCCTCGCCGTTCAACGATCGAAAAACTCTCTCATTACTATGCGGGCCGCCGCCGATGCCGATCCTGTCTTCAACCGGTGGTGGAAGGAAGGGATGGAAGAGCGTTTGCAGCGCGCGGAGCGCTGGCTCGCCGCGGAGGCCCCCCGGATGGCAGCGGCATTGCGCAGCTAGCACTCTCGCTTTTCGGAAGTACCCGGCGGCTCGCCACCTCGGCCGGTGAACCCCTGCCTTCCTGCATTTTGTGCAGGGTCCGTTTACCCAACCGGCTACCGGGGTCAGTAATTGGCCGGTCGCTGGTTAAATCGGCGGCTTTGTCGGTGGCGCCTATCGACTAAGCGGTTGGCCGCCCAGCAAGCGGTCCATAGGGCCACGGCGAGCAAAAGTGTTTCGGCACCGTTCGGAGCCATGCTGAACGAAGCAAGAAGGTAAGGCAAGGCAAATACCAGGAAGGTAGTACCGATAAGGGCGACTAGAACAGCCTTAGCATTCATGTTGTTGTTCCCCCTCCGCCAACCACTGGAATCAGAGCGTGGTCTCTCCGGCTGTGTAACTGAATGCTCATAGCGTAGCGCTGTCGGTCAAGGCCACTCCGGTTGGCGCGATCCATAAGGCGAACGTGGCCGGTCGTTCCGGAGAGGTCGCCCGGTAGTCATCACGGGCGCGGTCGTGCCGGCAACGGGCAATCGAGCGATATGGTTGCCTTCACGTCGAGCCTGTTGCGACCTTCGTTGGAAACCGCCCTGCTTTAACTGGGAGTGGCCGCCATTGGGACTGCCCCGGCTTTTGTTGACTCGGGGTCTTAGGCCGCGGTGAGCGCGGTCCGGTTGATTGTTTCATATTCGATCGGAGTGAGTTTGCCTAGCCGTCGTTGCCGTCGCCGGCGGTGGTATGTCCGCTCGATCCACGTCGTGATGGCCAACCGCAATTCCTGCCTGGTGAGCCACCGCTGACGGTCCAGGACGTTTTTCTGCAGCAGCGAGAAGAACGACTCCATCGCAGCGTTGTCCGCGCACGCACCGACCCTGCCCATCGAGCCTGTCAGCCCGTGGTGCCGGAGCGATTCAACGAAGTGGCGGGACCGGAACTGGGAACCACGATCCGAGTGCACCACGGTCCCAGCCGGGCGGCGCGCCCGCACGGCGCTTTCGAGGGCGGCCACGGCCAGTGAGGACTTCATCCGGGCGTCCATCGAGTAGCCGACGATCCTTCCGGAGTAGACGTCCTTCACCGCGCAGAGGTAGAGCTTGCCCTCGGCGGTGGGGTGTTCGGTAATGTCTGTCAGCCACAGTTCGTTCAGTGCCGACGCAGTGAAGTCCCGCTCCACCAGGTCATCATGGACCGGCGGGCCCGGCTTCCTGTTCAGGCCCCGCTTCTTCGAGAACACCGACCAGATGCTGTGATCCCTGCACAATCGCTGGACCCGGTTTTCGCCCGCCTTGATGCCCTTCTCCGGAAGCTCGTCGGCGATAAAACGGTAACCAAAGGTCGGATCGTCGACGTGGATGTCCAAGGCGGCGTTGACCAGGTGCGCATCCGCCCAATCCCGTTCTGTCACCGGGCTGGCTCTCCACCGGTAGTAGCCTTGCTTGCTGAATTTCAACACCCTGCAGGTCACCGCCACGGGGACGCCGTCGGCGGCAAGATCCGTGACCAGCGGGTAGATCATTTTGGGTTGATGTCCCTGGCCAAATAGGCAGCAGCCCTACGCAGAATCTCATTCTCCTGCTCCAACAAGCGGTTGCGCTTCTTCAGTTCCCGCATCTCGGCCGACTCCGTCGCAGCCGGGACGGCCCCGGCATCTTTACGGTCGGCGATGGCGATCCAGCGCTTCAGCGTCGTGACCGACAGCCCGAAATCCTTCGCAATCTGCGCCAGCGGCGCCTCGCCCTTGCGGGCCACATCGATAACATCCTGGCGGAACTCCGCCCCATAAGGCGTGGGCATGGTCAACATCCTTCCACGAGCAGAAGCTCGGTAGGTCAAGGAGTCAACAAAACCGGGGGCAGTCCCCCTTATTTTGTCGTTTTCAGTGGTGTGCAGCACAAATGTCTGAACCGGCCGGCATAACCGTTCCCTGCCCGAACGCGGGGTCTTCCTCGTTTCCGGCCCAGATGACACCGCCTCCAGGGCAGGGCATCACCTCGAAGGCCCGGCCATCGCGCTGGGCCCGGAGGCGGCGCCCGTCGTCCTCGATCACTTTCCAGCCCGCCGCTGGCAGCGCTGCACGATAGTGCTGCAACACATCGGCGTCTCCTGAGAGCACAAACCAGCGCGTACAGCCGCCGACACCGCTCATGCCGCCACCGCTGAAATGGCCGATGTGACTAATGGAATCGAAGGCCTGCTGGGACTCACGATCTGCGGTGGCTAGGGGCTCAGCCGTGCCCTCGGTCAGGCATTGTGGAGCGGAAACAAATTGTTTCTCCATCTTCTGTCCCAGCGCCGCGGGGGTGACAGCGAGCATCCCGATCAGCATGAGGACCGGGATGGCCACGGCCAGCAGCCGCATCCACCGTCGTGTCGAGATCATGAAGCCGATCATGGCAGCCACCGCGACCAGTCCGAGCGCCAATCCGGAGGGTCCGGCAGTCAATCCCCAAGTGAGCCCCTCGAACGCGGTACTGCTGACATCGCCGTAGATTCTCATGAATTCGTAGTGGACCAACACAGCCAGCAACGCCAG contains these protein-coding regions:
- a CDS encoding HAD-IC family P-type ATPase; the encoded protein is MPDFSSRSLWDILRANVLTLFNAIVAGSFVLLLLLGQWRDALFGFAAISNALIGVVQEYQAKKSLDRLAVLNSPQARVLRDGVVQDIDVEDVVQDDILVLRAGDQVTADAVVLDADGLEIDESLLTGESNPVGKDAGAQVLSGSSVISGQGRATVTRVGAESFASRLTAEAKRFSLVHSEIRGGLNRVLRWVTLALLPIMAIVINGQMQNQGGWQQAIATGSWQAGAVGAVASILAMIPLGLVLMTSVAFAVGAVRLARQKVLIQELAAVEGLARVDVLCLDKTGTLTAGRIVFDAVHDIGTVTPAGWKQVLGWFGADPNANATARCLAEAFPQESADRPLSSVAFSSARKWSSVSFSAGTSPAGTWVLGAPEIVLSPRTAGPNRVLDMATVLAATGLRTLVLAHTAATIRGGRVDEPALPSALAPAVLLTFREQVRPDASRTLAFFRDQGVGLRIISGDDPRTVAAVAREVGVAPDGGFDARQLPEDPEAMAELMEHQTVFGRVTPAQKKDMVRALQRRGHVVAMTGDGVNDALALKEADIGIAMDSAAPATKAVSRLVLLDGRFDRLPGVVAEGRRVIANIERVSMLFLAKTAYAVILSETFGALLWAFPLLPRQLSATDGITIGIPAFFLALMPNTRRYRPGFLKRSLSFAVPAGLITAVTVLAINTYSLLQATGTAAARTASVLVLTLVALWVLVVLSRPLNHWRMVIIGAMYAALVLLLTIPPLRDFFDFTVLRQEHLIVSLLAGLLGALAVEVLFRFHRRGLNADPALRH
- a CDS encoding VOC family protein, whose product is MASAVMFVGDLDRSVAFYQEFLGWEVTIHDESAALLVGPVGYQLYLRSMGENAQHPLGNIGIQYLIWTAQDEADLDRCEQALRKHSSQVTRRTVEGYSLVEGQGPDSVPVMVAYPGPAQAPRHEILQRIYQW
- a CDS encoding molybdopterin-dependent oxidoreductase, whose product is MVPDANADTRGPAVTAKQDSITLPDGVGLPGRRHSIGLARWWHLGMDTLWLLNGLIFYILVFTTGHWLRLVPTNWDVLPNALSMSLQYASLNWPTDDSWVAYNSLQLMAYFITVFIAAPLAFITGLGMSPALSTKFRWISRVFSIQIARSLHFLVLIWFVLFVVMHVSLVVATEALRNLNYMYADRNSGDWNGFWVFAASLAIMIVIWVGVTPLTYRHPRQVQRIGFALIGPAQRLFEHLDSKPGRYTDKDISPYMWHNGKYPESTEYKTLLAAGFTDYRLQISGIVKNPVELDLAQLHDLAHHEQITQHFCIQGWSGVAKWGGVCMQTIIDLVQPDPEAKWVIFYSFADGPDGGIYYDAHPIEQMNYHLTMLAYDMNDAPLSYGHGAPLRLRNEVQLGFKLVKWIKGIEFVKDFSHIGGGEGGYNNDHEFFGYRQSI
- a CDS encoding aminoglycoside phosphotransferase family protein, yielding MHPEEQVLATGGVTHVVRIGDTVRRPVRPFTATVQEYLRYLCNAGIGFVPEPHGYDGQGREILSFVEGEVPVEPLPSWATSDDALGDLAQLIRRLHDVSVAWEPPRDAIWGTIPGTPSTPVPPLFDVPELVSHQDYCPGNVVFRDRRPFGFIDFDLARPTTRVADCVNAAYWWAPLLHPFDRSPSLSDTHGVERLRLFADAYGMDSRQRALVVPLAVQRSKNSLITMRAAADADPVFNRWWKEGMEERLQRAERWLAAEAPRMAAALRS
- a CDS encoding IS3 family transposase (programmed frameshift) — its product is MPTPYGAEFRQDVIDVARKGEAPLAQIAKDFGLSVTTLKRWIAIADRKDAGAVPAATESAEMRELKKRNRLLEQENEILRRAAAYLARDINPKMIYPLVTDLAADGVPVAVTCRVLKFSKQGYYRWRASPVTERDWADAHLVNAALDIHVDDPTFGYRFIADELPEKGIKAGENRVQRLCRDHSIWSVFSKKRGLNRKPGPPVHDDLVERDFTASALNELWLTDITEHPTAEGKLYLCAVKDVYSGRIVGYSMDARMKSSLAVAALESAVRARRPAGTVVHSDRGSQFRSRHFVESLRHHGLTGSMGRVGACADNAAMESFFSLLQKNVLDRQRWLTRQELRLAITTWIERTYHRRRRQRRLGKLTPIEYETINRTALTAA